A region from the Cryomorphaceae bacterium genome encodes:
- a CDS encoding glycosyl hydrolase, protein QPDVIYAAIELDRRKGGVYRSTNRGASWTKMSDEVSGGTGPHYYQELYACPHRFDRIYLVSNYLVRSDNGGKSFERVNVKNKHVDDHAIAFRANDPNYLLVGTDGGLYESFDDSKTWRYVSNLPVTQFYKVAVDDAQPFYNVYGGTQDNNTQGGPSRTDNIHGIQNSDWFVVLGGDGHQPATEPGNPNIVYAQWQQGNLMRHDRRTGENVYIQPMAAPDEPAERWNWDAPIVVSPHNPAHLYFASQRVWKSTDRGDSWETLSEDLTTNTERIETPFFGTTQGWDNPWDIYAMSNYSTITSLGVSPVQQGLIYAGTDDGLIQVTEDEGKNWRKIRLNSLPGLPSTAFVNDIKADLHNANKVYAVFDNHKFGDYTPYLYKSVDKGKSWTKITNDLPDRTLLWRIVQDHENPELLFLGAEFGVYFSHNGGKNWKALKGGLPPIAVRDLAIQQRENDLVLATFGRGFYILDDYSALRKYNEVDSEKEALLYPPRDGWWYKPQSPLGSWGISQGDQHYMAPNPPFGVEFTYLLHEVYKSTTAKRKEIEKKRKKENQPLSFPGWEAVETEMREQAPRVWLFVTDEQGDVIRRVEATNSKGYQRVVWDLKKASRKPVLNDGAGLGGDSGNDAAPGVYFAQLFSDLNGELGAVSDRVEFVVKPLREGTLRGVLPAAVVAFQDEMETLFGRNSTADKLFSETQKSMNRMAEAYRRSGTRSVDAERGLQNLRENMEQFDLQWYGSKARREVGEKEEHHSLGQYLYKAAAGGGVLTYGPTATQRQAAEYASQLLSEKEKALSTIRENMEQLGSLLKQSGVAHWEIH, encoded by the coding sequence CAACCCGATGTGATTTACGCAGCCATTGAACTCGACCGCCGAAAAGGAGGTGTGTACCGAAGCACCAACCGCGGCGCAAGCTGGACCAAAATGAGCGACGAAGTGAGCGGAGGTACCGGTCCACATTACTACCAGGAACTCTACGCATGCCCCCACCGGTTTGATCGCATATACCTTGTGAGCAACTACCTGGTTCGTAGTGATAACGGTGGAAAATCCTTTGAGCGGGTGAACGTGAAAAACAAGCATGTGGACGATCACGCCATTGCCTTCAGGGCCAACGACCCGAACTACCTGCTTGTGGGAACAGACGGCGGATTGTACGAAAGCTTTGACGACAGCAAAACCTGGCGGTACGTATCCAACCTGCCCGTTACCCAATTTTACAAGGTTGCGGTGGATGATGCGCAACCATTTTACAATGTGTACGGCGGCACGCAAGACAACAACACGCAGGGAGGCCCATCCCGCACCGACAACATTCACGGCATTCAGAACAGCGACTGGTTTGTGGTGCTGGGCGGCGATGGGCATCAACCCGCCACAGAGCCCGGAAACCCCAACATCGTGTACGCCCAGTGGCAGCAAGGCAACCTGATGCGACACGACCGGCGCACAGGCGAAAATGTCTATATACAACCCATGGCCGCACCCGATGAACCCGCCGAAAGGTGGAACTGGGACGCGCCCATTGTGGTGAGTCCGCACAACCCTGCCCATCTTTATTTTGCATCACAACGCGTGTGGAAATCCACCGACCGCGGAGATAGCTGGGAAACCCTGAGCGAAGACCTGACCACGAACACCGAGCGCATTGAAACCCCGTTTTTTGGTACTACACAAGGTTGGGATAACCCCTGGGATATTTACGCCATGAGCAACTACAGCACCATCACGTCGCTCGGTGTTTCGCCCGTGCAACAAGGACTGATCTACGCCGGCACCGATGACGGGCTTATCCAGGTTACAGAAGACGAAGGAAAAAACTGGCGAAAAATCAGGCTGAACAGTCTTCCCGGGCTACCGTCCACTGCTTTTGTAAACGACATCAAAGCCGACCTTCACAACGCCAACAAGGTGTACGCTGTTTTTGACAACCACAAATTTGGAGACTACACCCCCTATCTGTACAAAAGTGTGGACAAAGGAAAAAGCTGGACAAAAATCACCAACGACCTGCCTGATCGCACCCTACTCTGGCGAATTGTGCAAGACCACGAAAACCCCGAATTACTTTTTCTCGGAGCGGAGTTCGGTGTTTACTTCAGTCACAATGGCGGAAAAAACTGGAAGGCGCTGAAAGGCGGGCTTCCTCCTATCGCTGTGCGTGATCTGGCCATCCAGCAACGCGAAAACGATTTGGTTCTGGCCACTTTTGGCCGTGGTTTCTACATTCTGGACGATTACAGTGCCTTGCGGAAGTACAACGAAGTTGATTCCGAGAAGGAAGCCCTATTGTATCCACCGCGTGACGGATGGTGGTACAAGCCACAAAGTCCGCTGGGAAGCTGGGGCATCAGTCAGGGTGATCAGCATTATATGGCGCCCAATCCGCCCTTCGGAGTTGAGTTCACCTACCTTTTGCACGAGGTCTACAAGAGCACCACTGCAAAGCGCAAGGAAATCGAGAAAAAGCGCAAAAAGGAAAACCAGCCATTGAGTTTTCCGGGTTGGGAGGCAGTTGAAACCGAAATGCGTGAGCAGGCTCCGCGTGTTTGGCTCTTTGTAACCGACGAACAAGGTGATGTAATTCGGCGTGTAGAAGCTACCAACTCCAAAGGCTACCAGCGGGTGGTGTGGGACTTGAAGAAAGCCAGCCGCAAACCCGTGCTGAACGACGGAGCAGGCCTGGGTGGAGACAGCGGTAACGATGCCGCACCAGGTGTCTATTTTGCTCAGCTATTCAGCGATTTAAACGGTGAACTGGGTGCTGTTTCCGATCGCGTTGAGTTTGTGGTAAAGCCTCTTCGCGAGGGTACTTTGCGTGGTGTTTTACCTGCGGCAGTAGTGGCCTTTCAGGACGAGATGGAAACACTTTTCGGGCGCAACAGCACGGCAGACAAGCTCTTTTCTGAAACCCAAAAAAGCATGAACCGCATGGCAGAAGCCTACCGGCGAAGCGGCACGCGGTCTGTGGATGCAGAGCGCGGACTCCAAAATCTGCGTGAAAACATGGAGCAATTTGATTTGCAGTGGTATGGCAGCAAGGCCCGACGGGAAGTAGGCGAAAAAGAAGAACACCACTCGTTGGGGCAATATCTGTACAAGGCGGCCGCCGGAGGCGGTGTGCTGACCTATGGTCCCACTGCCACACAGCGCCAAGCCGCGGAATATGCCAGCCAGTTGCTTTCAGAAAAGGAAAAAGCGCTTTCAACCATTCGCGAAAACATGGAGCAACTTGGAAGTTTGTTGAAGCAATCCGGTGTAGCCCATTGGGAAATTCACTGA
- a CDS encoding J domain-containing protein produces the protein MANHYQTLGVTRGATLSQIKAAYRSKARASHPDHNPHPDAVRRFVAVKRAYEVLSHPRRRRQYDLILDGVRVRSTKSGTSRPAPSPPKDDRKYGTRHRYTHPPPTRAEQEQKYRRILAYYNLFSKQGMQLPRKEWWSRFNQVLRRWARREPGSGGLLGAMVAVVLGVYLLIRDNENPLGIFWLFMSLFFLRSAYINTVRNIARGEMRR, from the coding sequence ATGGCTAATCACTATCAGACGCTGGGTGTTACACGCGGTGCTACTTTGAGCCAGATCAAGGCGGCCTATCGTTCCAAAGCACGTGCATCGCACCCCGACCACAACCCGCATCCGGATGCGGTTCGAAGGTTTGTAGCGGTTAAACGAGCCTATGAAGTGCTGAGCCATCCCAGGCGACGACGGCAGTATGACTTGATTCTGGACGGTGTGCGCGTGAGGAGTACAAAAAGCGGAACATCCAGGCCCGCTCCTTCTCCGCCCAAAGACGACCGCAAATACGGCACGCGGCACCGCTACACCCATCCACCGCCTACGCGGGCTGAACAAGAACAAAAGTACCGCAGGATTCTGGCCTATTACAACCTGTTTAGCAAGCAAGGGATGCAACTACCCCGCAAGGAATGGTGGAGCCGGTTTAACCAGGTATTGCGCAGGTGGGCCCGCCGCGAGCCCGGCAGTGGTGGACTCTTGGGAGCCATGGTAGCAGTGGTGCTCGGCGTGTATTTACTCATCCGCGACAATGAGAATCCGCTGGGGATTTTCTGGTTGTTCATGTCGCTGTTTTTTCTGCGCTCTGCATACATTAACACGGTGCGGAATATCGCGAGGGGTGAGATGAGGAGGTAA